A part of Rhinoderma darwinii isolate aRhiDar2 chromosome 1, aRhiDar2.hap1, whole genome shotgun sequence genomic DNA contains:
- the TLR2 gene encoding toll-like receptor 2, whose protein sequence is MVYYYLLNFCLIYSLVKATYSKDGMDCYCDAMDFCDCSSKHLHSIPSTLPRQMKGLDLSNNLIQTISDDELKSYENLKILRLYHNEIHSISNYSFQSQRNLVELDLSYNKLSDLSSAWFGSLRMLTHLNLLGNHYTSLGENPIFSTLQSLKILKFGNLDFVALYKQNFDGVLSLDELYLNISHLRQYTKGTIQSIKHIGHVTVATNLTLLPEIIHDLAHSATWLEIRNTSFLEKQNVEAFVVLNDTTVRTLIYEDCIVTDRSVARLIEIIHTYKNVTTLALEDSELLGTGQGFPLLKNETSSISTFIVKNLYIPKFFLFTDFSFIYQLVRKIKSLTCIDSKVFLMPCNFSRSFKMMEYLDLSGNVLTDLFLESSACYLEGYGAWPSVQTLNVSRNLLSSLPRVSKALAKIPSLTSIDLSQNMFGDTSISSCIWPNYLTYLNISDCRLKMIENCLTVTLEILDISSNHLEEFSANLPNLKELYISDNRLAMLPERAYLPSLTLLVIRKNRLNDFFQSDLGYFPKLTRLDGIDNNYFCSCQFVDFVKQHNKMLLGWPENYICDSPSSVRGEQIRDAHLPILMCHNTLVVTLSCIVSILVIATVVGLCHCLHCMWYAKMTWAWLKAKRKPLKISEREIVFDAFISYSERDSEWVENMMVPQLENGNPPLKVCFHKRDFVPGKWIIDNIIDAMDKSYKTLFILSEHFVQSEWCKYELEFSHFRLFDENNDTAILVLLEPIEKSTIPKRFCKLRKLMNTKTYIEWPSEEEEKQVFWDNLKAAVQPEEYPDS, encoded by the coding sequence ATGGTGTATTATTACCTGCTGAATTTCTGCTTAATCTACTCATTGGTGAAGGCAACATATTCAAAAGATGGAATGGATTGTTACTGTGACGCTATGGATTTTTGCGATTGCTCCTCAAAGCATTTACATTCTATTCCTTCAACACTGCCAAGACAAATGAAGGGTTTGGACCTATCTAACAATTTAATTCAGACCATATCAGATGATGAGCTGAAGTCGTATGAAAACCTCAAAATACTTCGGCTATATCACAATGAAATTCATAGTATCAGCAATTACTCTTTTCAGTCACAAAGAAATCTTGTGGAATTGGACCTGTCTTATAACAAGCTATCTGACTTGTCATCTGCTTGGTTTGGAAGTCTTCGCATGCTGACACATTTGAACTTACTGGGGAATCACTACACTTCTCTTGGTGAAAATCCTATATTCTCCACTCTGCAATCGCTGAAGATTTTAAAATTTGGGAATCTAGACTTTGTTGCCCTCTATAAACAAAATTTTGATGGTGTGCTGAGCTTGGATGAACTTTACTTAAATATTTCACACCTGAGACAATATACAAAGGGCACCATACAATCTATAAAACATATAGGGCATGTTACTGTTGCTACAAATTTAACCTTACTGCCAGAAATAATACATGATCTTGCACATTCGGCTACCTGGTTAGAAATAAGGAATACATCTTTCCTAGAAAAACAGAATGTAGAAGCTTTTGTGGTGCTCAATGATACAACAGTGAGGACTTTAATATATGAAGACTGTATAGTGACTGACAGAAGTGTGGCAAGGCTAATAGAAATTATACATACCTACAAAAATGTTACCACTCTCGCTTTGGAGGACAGTGAGCTTTTGGGAACAGGACAAGGCTTTCCATTACTGAAAAATGAGACCTCATCTATATCAACATTTATTGTTAAAAACCTGTACATCCCCAAATTTTTCCTCTTTACAGACTTCAGTTTCATCTATCAATTAGTACGTAAAATTAAAAGTCTTACGTGTATAGACAGCAAAGTTTTTCTCATGCCTTGCAATTTTTCTCGATCTTTTAAGATGATGGAATACCTTGATCTGAGCGGGAACGTGCTCACAGACTTGTTTTTGGAAAGTTCAGCCTGTTATTTGGAAGGTTATGGGGCATGGCCTTCCGTACAAACCTTGAATGTGAGTAGAAATCTCTTATCTTCATTACCCAGGGTTTCAAAAGCACTTGCAAAAATTCcatcattgacttctattgatttAAGTCAAAATATGTTTGGTGACACCAGTATTTCTTCCTGCATCTGGCCTAATTACCTGACATACTTAAATATTTCAGATTGCAGGTTAAAAATGATTGAAAACTGCCTTACTGTCACTTTAGAAATTTTGGATATAAGTTCCAATCATTTGGAAGAATTTTCTGCTAATTTACCAAATTTAAAGGAACTCTACATATCTGATAATAGATTGGCCATGTTGCCAGAAAGAGCTTATCTACCAAGCCTAACATTACTTGTTATCAGGAAAAACAGACTCAACGACTTTTTCCAATCAGATTTGGGATACTTCCCAAAGTTGACTAGATTGGATGGAATTGACAACAATTATTTTTGCTCCTGCCAGTTTGTGGATTTTGTTAAGCAACATAACAAAATGCTTCTGGGTTGGCCGGAAAACTATATATGTGATTCTCCTTCTTCAGTACGAGGGGAGCAGATTAGAGATGCACATCTCCCTATATTAATGTGCCATAACACATTAGTTGTGACACTGTCCTGCATTGTATCAATATTAGTTATAGCCACTGTTGTGGGGCTTTGCCACTGTCTTCATTGTATGTGGTATGCAAAGATGACCTGGGCCTGGTTAAAAGCCAAAAGGAAACCTTTAAAAATATCAGAGAGAGAGATTGTTTTTGATGCATTCATATCGTACAGTGAAAGAGACTCTGAGTGGGTTGAGAATATGATGGTACCGCAGCTAGAAAATGGAAATCCCCCACTTAAAGTATGTTTTCATAAGCGGGATTTTGTACCTGGCAAATGGATAATTGATAATATCATTGATGCCATGGACAAAAGCTACAAAACTCTATTTATCTTGTCAGAACATTTTGTCCAAAGTGAGTGGTGCAAGTACGAGCTGGAGTTCTCCCACTTTCGTCTTTTTGATGAAAACAATGATACTGCCATTTTGGTTCTCCTGGAACCCATTGAGAAGTCAACCATTCCAAAAAGGTTCTGCAAACTGAGGAAACTCATGAACACAAAAACCTACATTGAGTGGCCATCAGAGGAAGAAGAAAAACAAGTTTTCTGGGATAATCTCAAAGCAGCAGTGCAACCAGAAGAATACCCAGATTCGTAG